In Paenibacillus stellifer, the DNA window CCGACCCCGCCAAGCTGTGGAAAGCCCCAATAGCCGAAGATCAACAGGGCGTTCAGACCAACGTTGACAGGCAGGGCGATCAGCGTAATGAACATGGACACACGGGTCTGCCCGGTGGCGTCAATGAAGCTGCGCAGAACGGTATAGGCGAACAGCGGTACAACTCCGAAAGAGATGGCTGTAAGAAAGCGGAAAGCGATGCTGCGTACATCCGGCTCCAGATTCATGAAGTCCAGAACCGGTCTGAGCGCAAGCGCTCCTCCTACCAGCACAATCACCGATACAGCAAGTGACAGCCAGATGCCTTGCATGACTTTGGGGGCTACATCGCTTTCGCGGTTTTTGCCGAGCAGCTGGGAGACGATCGGCGTCAGACCGATCAGAATCCCGTTCAGACCTGTCTGAACGGGGACCCACAGGCTTGTGCCGATGGCGACACCCGCCAGATCGGCGGTGCCGAAGCGTCCCGACATATTCGTATCGAAGAACGTAATCGCTGACAGCGCAATTTGGCTGACGAAGATTGGAAAGAAAATATGCAGAAACTGGATGATTTTTTGCGACAAAGATGATGCGGATTTCATAAATTATGCCTCGTTATCTAAGAGATTTGCGGATTACCCAGCAAAGAACCCGGCTGCGTCGCCGGGTTCCGGGTCAAATCCTGTGAATGAAAGGATAAGCTTGGGATAAAGAGCGGTAAGCTTTATTTTTCGTAATCGACACCGGCGCTATACCGGTTATTTGCATTCCAGAGCAGGAATTCGTCAACATTCTCTTCCTTCAGGGCGCGGATCTGATCCTCAACCTGCTGCTTGCCGTATTTGACATAGTGGCCACTGCCAAGCCAACTGGCGGTGAAGTCCTGAATCCATGGCCTGATCGTCGGTTTATAGCTGCCAAGCGGGTCCAGCTTCTTGTGGGTGTCCACCATGGAGCCTTTGATCGTCGCGTAAGGATTCTTATCCGGATCCTTCACATTGAACCAGCCTGTCGTATAATGGCTCGGATAGACCATCGGACTGATGACATCGACGTTCTTGGAGATCTTCACAAAGTCCTGGCCGATGCCTTCCGCGGCAGGTACCGAAGCGGCATAGCCAAAGATATCAACCGATACTCTCACACCGAGCGGATTCAGCTCCTGCTTGGCATATTTCACGAAGTCGCCTACGATATCCACCCGGCTCTTGCCCGGGACCTTCGTATATTTCAGCGAATCGGCCCGCTTCTCGAAGCCTTCCGGGAACCGGACATAATCGAACTGGATTTCCTTGAAGCCCAACTTGACTGCTTCCTTCGCGATATCGACATTGTATTTCCATACCGTTTCATTATATGGATTGACGAAGCTGTCTCCCTTGCTGTTGCTCCAGACGGAGCCGTCGCTCTTGACGAAGGACAATTCGGGATTCTTCTTCGCCAGCACGGTGTCCTTGAACACCACAATCCGGGCGATCGGGTATACATCATGCTTCTTGAGCCGTTCCATCAGCTTGTTGATATCGCCGATGAAGGGCTGCGGCTTGCCCAGCTTCTGCAGTTCTGCATTATCCGTCTTGTACGTGATATATCCGGCGTCATCCTTGATATCAATAACCATGGCGTTGAGTTCCGTCTTGTCGATCAGGTCCATCAGTGTATCCATCCTCGATCCGCCCGCGCTGTAGGCTGTTACGTAAATGCCCTTGACCTTGGGTGCGTCGGGCTGGGGATCGGGAAGCGGTGCGGCGGAGCCAGCGTCCGGTGATGCAGCAGGCGAAGCTGAGGGAGCGGAAGTAGCGCTTCCAGCGGCGATTGCTGTGCCGGCTGCTGAAGCCGAAGCCTC includes these proteins:
- a CDS encoding putative glycoside hydrolase; the encoded protein is MNITWAILMVALGGVGVQHPAHDAEVASVLKSATNTAVAVSQTVTPEASASAAGTAIAAGSATSAPSASPAASPDAGSAAPLPDPQPDAPKVKGIYVTAYSAGGSRMDTLMDLIDKTELNAMVIDIKDDAGYITYKTDNAELQKLGKPQPFIGDINKLMERLKKHDVYPIARIVVFKDTVLAKKNPELSFVKSDGSVWSNSKGDSFVNPYNETVWKYNVDIAKEAVKLGFKEIQFDYVRFPEGFEKRADSLKYTKVPGKSRVDIVGDFVKYAKQELNPLGVRVSVDIFGYAASVPAAEGIGQDFVKISKNVDVISPMVYPSHYTTGWFNVKDPDKNPYATIKGSMVDTHKKLDPLGSYKPTIRPWIQDFTASWLGSGHYVKYGKQQVEDQIRALKEENVDEFLLWNANNRYSAGVDYEK